The nucleotide window AGAAGAAGTTGCGACTACCAAAGTATCCACTCTGGCTGAAACCAAGCCAGAAACTGTTGTTGCTGAAAAATCTGCTACTAAGACTGAGGAAGTTAAGGTAGCAAAAGAGAACGTAAAGCAACAAGAGGAAAAGAAAGAGGAAAAGAAAGTAGAAATACTAGGAAGTTTAGATATGACTCCAGAAGAGTTTCGAAAGTCATTCAACAAACGTGCCATGGAAATCGGTAACCCGAAATTAAAAATAGGAAAGAAACTTGAAGTCCAAACAGGAGCTGTTCAAGATGTATTTCAATACATGATTACCGACTACATAGGTATCACTGGTTCGATTAACAAAGCCGATGGTTCTGTGCGAGATGTCACAATGATCGGTCAAGGCGACGGAACAGTGACATCTGGGGCAGACATTGTACTAGCTATGGGATTGGTTATTCTTTCTGTTAATCCCGACCTTCCCGCAAGTTCTGTAGCGAATGTGCTTTCGGATATGAATATTTTGGATGAAGGCGTGGACTGGTCTACAGTTGATGAATCAACAGAAATAGATGGAATACGTTACAGTGTACTCGGTTCAGAAACGATCGGAATCATGTTTAGTGCTAGTGACGCAAAAGATAAGTAATCTACAAAGGAGACTATTATGAAAAGAGTACTAGCTTTACTCTGTGCCGTAGCAATGTTTGGATTCATATTAAATCCATCTTACGTTGATGCTGCTACAGTTAATCCAAAGACATTATTGGAGGAGAAATTCCCCAGGGAGCGTTTAACAGTCAGTAAATCAGTGGACTTAAACGGAGACAATAAGAAAGAACACATGTTGATCACTGACTCAGGCAATTTTTATCTCATTAACTCTAAAGGTGTTATCGTTCTCATAGATACAAATTACTATAGCGATGAAGAACCAACAATTCATATCCTCAATATTTCGGCTAAAGAAAAGCATGTAGCTGTTACTTTGGATTATTTACCATCAAATACAGAACTACTTGTTTACAAGTTTCAGAATGGTACTCTTAAAAAGAAGTTATCTGTTATGGGAGATGTTGGGTTAAACATTTCGAAAACCGGGGAAATAAATCAACTGTGGAAAAGCCACTACCCAGAAGGCGGATGGGAAATTGCTGTTGCAAACTATAAGTGGAATAGTAAGAAGGATAAGTATGTAGGTTCTGGTCAATTACCTTAGTGAGGTTATAAAAATGATCTATCGGCATGATTGGCCGGCAGAGCATTTTTCAGCTCTTCTATAAAAAGATACTACTTCTATATAAATTGAATTAAAGATTTTAGCAAAGCCTTAAAGGGAAAACGCTCCATTTGTCGAATTGAAATTATAATCTAAAAAAACGGACAAGTGGGGATCGCCATGAATAAGCATACCGAACTGGAGAAAGTAAGAGAAGCTATGAAACAAGCCAAAGAGCGACGGATGTACGAACGCTATCAGGCCATCTATTTGCATTTGAGAGGCACATCCATCGTGGCGATTGCTGATATTCTGAATCGAAATCGAATGACAGTGAGTGGTTACATTCATGCATACCAAAACGGTGGAATAGCAGCCTTGCAGCTCAAGCATTCATCGGGTGCTCCTAGTCGGTTGTCGAAGAAACAACAGACTCAACTCAAGCAAATTATCGCCTACTCGGTTCCTCATGAGGTTGGTTTTGCAGCTAGGCACAACTGGACACTTGAGCTTATTGCCTTGTATGTAGAACGAGAATGGGGCCATCGTTACTCGCTCCGCGGTATCTCCAAGCTCATGGAACGCTTAGGACTCAGCTATACAAAACCGACCTACACGCTTGCAGCAGCAGATCCGGAGAAACAGCGTCAGTTCACCGAAACAACCTTTCCTCAATTGAAAAAAAGCTACTAAACGAAGAGATCGATCACTTGCTGTTTGAGGATGAGTCCATGATTCGGGATTACCAAGCCATTCAGAAAACGTGGTTTCTTCGAGGAAAACAGCGCATCATTCCAACCACAGGAAAGCATCGCGGGGTCAAGCTGCTCGCAACGATTGACTATGAGACCGGACAAATCGTTTGGCAAGAAGACGAGCAATATACCGCTGAAACCTTTCTTGCTTTTCTCCGGAAGATCCTTGCGGCGTATCCGACAGGAAAGCTTATGATCGTATTAGATAATGCTCGTATTCATCATGCCAAGCTGCTGCAGCCTTTCCTGCAAGAACAGAAGAACAGGCTTGAGTTTGTATTTCTGCCACCTTATAGCCCGCAGTTCAATATTGTAGAAGGACTTTGGAAATGGCTCAAGTCCAGTATAGTCAATAATGTGTTCTACTCTACTGTCTCTGAAATTCGTCTACGTGTAGGGCAGTTTATGGATGAAATCATGAAGAATCCTCGTGTCATCATTGACCGCCTTTGCATTCGCTTTTAATTGCTAGTTTCTTTCGTTCAACTTATATAGATCTTCAAACCTGCTCTTTTTTCTTTTGCTTATACTATTCTTCGTCTCAACTCTTCTTTAAATAAGAACTTTCAACTCCCAACAAAGGAATACTTGGGGAAGCTACCACCATGACCTTGATCTAGTTCTATGTAGGAAGATGGAAACTTCATGCCTAAATCAACATTATTCAATGCCTTTTCCCGCATCTTACAACGTTGTGATCTCCCATCTCTCCCCATTCACTCTCTCCGACATACCTGCGCAGTTCTTTTACTTGAGTCCGGGGCAGATATGAAATTCGTTCAAGAACAGTTAGGTCACGGAAGTATTCAGATCACATCAGATGTATATGCCCATACCTCAGGCAAGATCCAGAAAAGCAATATAGATAGATTTGAGAAATTCACTGAAGAAATTTTCGAATAGAAAAATATTTTTGGGGCATTCTGTGGGCACTTTGGTATTTCATAAAATACATAGGTACTTGCCCACAAAAAGAAAAATCCCTCAGCGCTAGAGCGCCAAGGGATTAAGCTATTAGTACAAAGTAATATATTGATCGCGTTCCCATTGGTGGACTTGTGTTCTATACATATCCCACTCAATTTCTTTCAGCTCATAGAAGTGAGCCAAGGCGTGGTCGCCGAGAGCATCACAGATGACTTCGCTGCGGATCAATTCATTCAATGCTTCTTTCAGGTCAGCTGGCAAGCTTGGAATGCCTTCTTCCACACGCTCTTCTTCTGACATGATGTAGATGTTACGGTCAATTGGAGTTGGTAAGGAAAGCTCACGTTTGATTCCGTCCAGACCTGCTTTCAACAAAACAGCCAAAGCCAGGTAAGGGTTAGCAGCCGGATCCGGGTTACGAACCTCAACACGTGTACTCAGACCACGGGAAGCTGGAATACGGATCATTGGGCTACGGTTACTAGCAGACCATGCTACATAGCAAGGGGCTTCATAACCTGGTACAAGACGTTTGTATGAGTTCACAGTTGGGTTAGTAATTGCTGCAAACGCACGCGCATGCTTCAGAGTTCCAGCCATGAAGTAACGTGCAGTTTTGCTCAGACCCAGCTCGTCAGATTCGTCAACGAATGCGTTCACATTGCCTTGGAACAAGGATTGGTTACAGTGCATACCTGAACCGTTCATACCAAACAGCGGTTTCGGCATGAAGGTAGCATGTAGACCATGCTGACGTGCAATCGTTTTAACAACGAGTTTGAACGTTTGGATCTGGTCTGCTGCTTTCAGAGCATCAGCATATTTAAAGTCGATCTCATGCTGACCTGGAGCTACCTCATGGTGAGAAGCTTCGATCTCAAAGCCCATTTCTTCAAGTGTGATAACGATGTCACGACGACAGTTTTCACCAAGATCCGTAGGCGCAAGGTCGAAATAACCACCTTGGTCATTCAGTTCGTTAGTCGGGTTTCCTTTTTCGTCTGTTTTGAACAAGAAGAACTCGGGTTCAGGACCAACGTTGAAGGAAGTGAATCCCATTTCTTCGGCTTCTTTCAGATTTCGTTTCAAGATGCCACGTGGATCTCCTGGGAAAGGATTACCATCCGGAAGATATACGTCGCAAATCAGACGAGCAACACGGTTCTCTGCTACCCATGGGAAAATAAGCCAAGAATCTAGATCTGGATAGAGGTACATATCGGACTCTTCAATACGTACATAACCTTCGATGGAAGATCCATCGAACATCATTTTGTTATCCAGAGCCTTAGTCAACTGGCTCACAGGAATCTCAACGTTTTTGATAGCTCCAAGCAAATCAGTAAATTGCAATCGAATGAATCGTACGTTTTCTTCTTTCGAAATGCGGAGAATGTCTTCTTTTGTATAACTCACTATAACCTCTCCCTTTCTTATCTGCGTATTTGGCTTGCCTGTTATATTTGTACATTAGAAAGTTCCACGGGTCAAGGAGTCGGCCATCACAAGTGCATGATTTCCCCTCACTCGCCGAGTTATGCGAACTTACTTTTTATTAAAGAATCGGGAAAGCTCTCCCTGAATGAGAGATACTTGTCCAGGTCTCTTACCTGATACAAGCTGTTGCTTCAGCAAGCGGTGCAACTGCGTATCGGACAGCTCTCTACGTTTGACTTCAGTATCTGGCGTGATCACTGTAGCTTCCTCGGATTCTTTCGAAACAGGATTCATCACTTGTTTGATCCCCGCGATGTTAACTCCTTTTTCAATCAAAGCCTTGATCTCTAGCAATCTCTCTACGTCATTAAAAGAAAACAAACGTTGATTACCTGACGTTCTCGCAGGAACGATCAAGCTGTGCTGCTCATAATAACGAATCTGACGTGCAGACAGATCCGTAAGTTTCATTACAATACCAATCGGGAATAAGGCCATATTTCTGCGAATTTCATCACCCATGTTCATCAACCTTCCAGTCATCTATTCTTCTCCCTATTGTACATTTAGTTGTTACCAAGTGTCAATGACGTGTTAGATAAACTCACAATAATTTACGATCTTTCATGGTCTGTAACGCCATTAAAACGCCATATTTGACATGAGAGTACGTTAATCCGCCTTGCATGTACCCGATATACGGCTCCCGTATAGGCGCATCGGCTGACAATTCCAGACTTCCGCCCTGAATAAACGTACCTGCCGCCATAATGACAGGATGCTCATAACCAGGCATGTCCCATGGTTCAGGAACCACGTGGCTATCTACAGCGGCTGCACGCTGAATTCCTTGAACGAAGGCGATCAGATGCTCAGCAGAGCTAAACTTAACAGCCTGGATCAGATCTGTACGAGCTTCATTCCAGGCGGGTTTGGTTACAAATCCGGATTCAGCAAACATCGCAGCAGCAAACGTACTTCCTTTGATAGCTTGTCCTACAATTGTCGGAGCCATGTAAAGTCCTTGGTAGATGCCACGTGTTGTCCCCAGCATGGCTCCCACCTCTCCCCCGATTCCCGGGGCTGTCAGACGATAAGCTGCCAGCTGTACGTACTGTTCCTTCCCACATATGTATCCACCGGTTTCCGCAATGCCTCCACCAGGATTCTTGATCAGTGACCCGGCCATCAGATCAACTCCGACTTCTGTCGGTTCACGTTCCTCCGTGAATTCACCGTAACAATTATCTACGAATACGATAACATCTTCCTTCAGCGCTTTGACACGCGTAACCATCTCAGCGATCTCAGCAACGCAGAAGGAAGAGCGCCAGTCATAACCACGTGAACGTTGAATTCCAATGACTTTCGTAGCCGGTGTAATGCTTTTCTCAACTGCTTCCCAGTCCACTGCGCCTGCAGCAGTTAAGGCTGTCTCACGGTAGCCGATGCCAAAATCACGTAACGAACCTGTACCATCGCCGGGTTTGCCAATAACTTTATGCAATGTGTCATAAGGCTTACCCGTGATGTACAATAATTCGTCACCTGGGCGCAACACGCCAAAGAGAGCTGTACTAATCGTATGTGTACCCGAAGCAAAATGGGGGCGTACCAACGCAGCTTCAGCACCAAACACATCAGCATATACTTCATCAAGCACTTCACGCCCACGATCGTTATACGCATAACCTGTTGAACCTGCAAAGTGAAAATCGCTTACTTTTCGCTGTTGGAAAGCATTAATGACCTTCCATTGATTGTGATCTGTGATCCGATCAATCTGTTTCAGTTGTCCTTCAATCTGACGCTCCACTTGATGTTGAAGTTCAGATATTTCTGAATCAAAGCTTACCATCTTACTTCATTCCCCTTCATAGCACGAATCTGACGTTGAATATCTATTATCGTGTCAACTTATCACACAAATATGTCATGAATATTACAATTCAATGAAATCTTCAAGCACATAACCAAATTTCTCATATTCACCTTTTTGCAATTCCACTTCATAAATGACATCATTTTCTTCAAAGCTGGTATCCACTACATCACCAATTTTGTAAAGTACCGACGTAAGATCTCCACGTTCTGCCGGAATACGGAAGCGCTTCGTGTCACCAGTCAGCTCTGTCTGAATCAATTCACGAATTTTAAGTAGATCGTCGGAGTCCAATGCACTTACTTTGATATGGTCCTTATCCAATGGAAGCATCTCAAGCTGTTCAGGTGTACATGCATCTTTTTTGTTATACAGGACTAACTGTGGCTTGTCCCCTGAACCAAGTTCTTGCAGAATCGTGTTAACAGTTCGCATCTGATCTTCACGCATAACCGATGAGGCATCCACAACATGCAGGATGAGATCTGCTTCATTCACTTCCTCCAGCGTTGCTCGGAAAGCTGCAATCAGATCATGCGGGAGATTTTGAATAAATCCTACTGTGTCGGTAAGTACGATTTCTTTACCACTTGGAAGTTCCATCGTGCGTGATGTTGGATCCAGGGTAGCGAATAGTTGATCTTGAATATACACATCTGCAGCAGTCAATTGCTTGAGCAAGGTTGATTTGCCAGCATTGGTATAACCAACAAGGGCCACCTGAACAATACCTGTCTTTTTACGCCGTTCACGATGCAGCTTACGATGACGTGTCAGTTCTTCCAGATGACGTTTCAGATCATCGATGCGACCACGGATGTGACGACGGTCCGTCTCCAGCTTGCTTTCACCTGGACCTCTTGTTCCGATTCCGCCACCGAGTCTCGAAAGGTTCTTGCCATGACCCGACAAGCGCGGAAGCAAGTAGCTATGCTGAGCCAATTCCACTTGAATGATACCTTCTCTTGTGTTGGCACGTTGTGCGAAGATGTCCAAGATCAATTGAGTACGGTCAATAATTTTGAGATCGAGGGTTTCTTCCAGATTACGAACCTGTGCACCTGATAATTCCTGATCAAAAATAGCTGTAGTTGCTCCGAGTTCCTCCGCGATTGCCCGGAGTTCTTCCACCTTTCCTTTACCAATAAACCATTTGGTATCACGTTTTTCCCTGTTCTGAGAAAGTACACTTAGCACTTCCACTCCAGCTGTCTCCGCAAGTTTCACCAGTTCTTCTAAAGAATACTCAGGATTGATACCTGTACGTTTTACATCATCCGTAACAAGACTCACCAAAACGGCGCGATCTTTTTTGACCATATCTGTATCATGTGTGCCATTTGTCATGTATATGTTCACTCCCTCTAATTACTAATCCGTTGATATTCGTTGCCACGAATATGCCATGGCATGCCTTAAGCCGAACCGGTTGGCCCGGCCGGCTGGTGTAAAAACTATATTATCGCTTACTTTCGCTCAAAGTTCAAATCCTCTGTACGGATTGTCATCAGCTCCAGTTTTCCTGGACTGCCTTCCGAATATTGTTCCAACAATCGAACCGCCTGATGCCTGATCGAACGCTCAATGGCATTACGAACGTATCTGGCGTTACTGAACGCATGCAGCGAATCATTTTTTTCCTGAAGCAGATGTTGCTTCAACTTGAGTATGGTCTGTGGCATTAGAATATAATCACGCTCTTTGGCCATAATCTCAGAGATTTGAATCAACTGATCAATGCTGTAGTCTGGAAACTCTACTTGAATGGGAAAGCGTGAAGGTAACCCCGGATTCGTCTGGAGAAAAAAATCAATCTCTTCCGAGTATCCAGCCAATATGAGGATAAATTGGTTTTTATTGTCTTCCATTGATTTTACAAGCGTATCGATTGCTTCCTTGCCAAAATCTTTCTCACCACCGCGGGCCAAACTGTATGCTTCATCAATGAACAAGATCCCACCGAGTGCCTTCTTGACCAGATCTCTAGTTTTCTGCGCCGTGTGACCGATATATTCTCCAACCAGATCCGCACGCTCTACTTCAATAAGATGGCCTTTACTCAACACACCCATCTTCTGAAAGAGTTTGGCAACAATTCTGGCTACAGTTGTCTTACCGGTCCCTGGATTGCCTTTAAAGATCATATGATACACGTGCGCGCCACTAAGTAAGCCTGCTTCGGTACGCATCTGAGCAATCTGTAAGAAAGCATAGATTTCAAATACCAAGTCTTTGATATTTTCAAGTCCAACCAATTGCTCCAATTCACCCTGTATCTCCTGAAAATGCGCATGTTTGGTTATACTCTTAGCTGCCTGTACTGCCGCTGCTTCGTCTTTGACCAACATCTGAGGTTCCTGGTTACGCAACACAATATTAATTTGCCTGGATGGTCTACCTCCCGGTTGCTCTCCTGCAGCCATGACCCGTCCGTTCATTCGCCATCACCTCTATTTTATCGGGCTGAACTCTCCTGATTATTAATGTATTCTATCAGGTGCTCCAATATTAGAAGGATCATGAAGAATTCTGCGGATAAGTACATGTCTCAAATCTGAATGTTTTTTCGAAACTCTCCGTTCTCAAACAAACTCTGTCTGTGCTTCAGCGATAACTGAAAGTACGGAAACACATGTGCATCAATGGCATGAAGCAGTTCCTTTGCTGTCTTGTTCGCCAAGTCATAATCACCCGTCGTTATGTGCTTCCGTGACAGTGCATCTTCAAGCTCATCTTCATCCAGCAAAAACACTTCTCCATCTTTCAGTACCACGACATCCAGATACAGGTCATCAAACCAAGGCACACCCTGATCGGTTATCCCCTGACTACGGCATGTATCAATATACCATTCCACAATCCGTTCCTGATCGTCAAACATCGCCGTAACTACAAAGTGTTCTCCCTTCGGATAGTATTGCAGCCAAGAATAACCTTTATCTGCGATACAGAAGGTACTACCTCCATATGTTTTCCACAGAGGTTCTTTCAAATCCTGTATGGTGTACAACGTAATATATCCTGTGAAAATTTTGGATTGAACGAACCGGCATGTGAATTGTCGGTTCGTAATCCGGCGCCAGTTCGCGCGGTCCCCGAATTTCCGTTTCATACGAACCCCTCTTTGCCGACTACAGGCCCGTGACCTGCTCTCATATTGGTGAACAATGTAATAACGTCCGCATGATGGGTTCCAGCGCTCTGGATCCGCCTTGCACAACGTATTACGAATAGTTACAGCTTACCATATTTAAGGTATACACTCAAAATCAAGCTTTGTCCCATCTATTCATGAAATGAGCTTCGATTAAAGATGGTTTCGTATAACACAAAAAAACTGCTTCACCGGTTTTCCGGGAAGCAGTTTTTCAATGTAGCTATAATGTAGCTATTAAGTGTTCAATGGCTTTAGCCGCCAGTTCCAGCTTGAGAATCTGCAGGTACATCTGTTCCTCCAGTATCCCCACTCGTTCCGCTGTCCGGGGGAGTTACAACTTCGCCAGGCGTCGTTACGGACCCATCATCGGTACCTTCATCGGTACCACCTGGATCTGTTGTCCCCTGACCAGGCGGGGTGGTATTTCCTCCCCCAGGTTGACCGTTTCCGCCGTTTCCGCCATTACTTCCGTTACTGCCATTACTGCCGTTATTACCGTTATTTCCATTTTCATTCCCGTTACCGTTATTTCCGTTTGAGTTGCCATTATCCGGTGAACCATTATCCGGATTCTCTGTACCTGGCTGCTCAGGATCTATCTCTGTTCCAGGGTCTATGCCAGGATCAGGTTCCTCCGGTGGCACTTCCTGCGCTTCAATCATCAGAGAGATGGTATTGGAAGGATCCGTTTCAAGTCCTGATGCCAAGTCGTAAGCTGTCACATAGTACTCATAGGTCAGACCAGGCAACGCACTTAAATCTTGTGCATTGGTCGCACCTACTGCATCAATGAGATGAGTAAACTGCGCTTCAGAAGTTTCTTTACGATACACACGATATTGTGTGCTCGCGTCACCCGTTCCAGCCCAACTCAGTGAGACGGTTTGAGCAGATGGATCGTATGATCCACTCAGACCACTAACGGACAGAGCTGGCTGCTCTGGTTCTTCTACTGGTTGAGGTGCCTGCCCTCCAGCCGGTGCTTTGAATTGCTTCACGGGAACGCCTTTCATTGCATCTCCCATGACTTTGGCAAAGAAAGCTGCCGACAGCTTACTACTGTTCTTAAGCATATGATTCGCATCCGGATTGTCATACCCCATCCAGACTGCGGCAGTCCACTCCGGTGTATATCCAACGAACCATACATCACGGTTGGCACTATTGCCTGAGATGCCACTTTGAACAGTTCCTGTTTTACCCGCTACCGGACGATCCAGACGCGCTGAACGTCCCGTACCGTCATTAACAACGTTCTGTAGCATCTGTGTAAGCTGATACGCATTTTGCTCACTCATGACACGCGTTGTGTCCGAGTTATCGTGTTTATACGTGGTTTTGCCTGCGCTATCCTTAATTTCCTTAATGGAATAGGCTGCTCGGTATTCTCCAAGGTTAGCAAATGCACTATAGGCTTGTGCCATTTCCAGTGTATTTGTACCTTTACTTAGACCACCAAGGGCAATCGCCAGGTTTTTGTCTTCATCCGCAAGCTGTATACCTACACTCTTGGCAAAATTAATACCTGTATTAACGCCTATTTTATCAAGTAGCCATACCGCAGGAATATTTTCCGACTTCGTAATGGCTTCCGTCATACTGATGGTTGAAGAATATCCATGCAAGTTACCAGGACAGTAGTTACCAAAACATTGCTTCGCATTACTCAGCGAGGAGTTGGCACTGTAATTCCCTGATTCAAGAGCCGGTGCATAAGACACAATCGGTTTAAAAGCTGAACCGGGTTGTCTCCGACTCTGCGTAACACGGCTATAGCCTTTGGTCTGATAATCACGTCCACCCAGGAGGGCAACGAGGCTACCATTCTCATGGTTCATGATAACCATAGAGCCTTGAACCTGTTGATCATCTTTACTTGCCTCGAACAGACTATCATCTGTGAAAGCAGTTTCCATGGCTGTTTGAGCCTGAGCATCCATCGTTGTATAGATTTTGTATCCGCCGATATTCAGATCATCTTCCGTTTTGCCTGTTACACGTTCAGCTTCACGGAGCACATAATCAATAAAGGCTTGATACTTCTTCTCTTTCTCTGGTCGTTTGTAGTTATAGTTAATCTCTTTTGCTTCATCCATCTCCGCCTTGGTAATGTAGCCTTGTTCATACATCAGCTGTAATACCACACCACGGCGTGCTTTGGAATCGTTTGGATTGCTCACCGGATTGTAGGCAGAAGGGCCTTTAGGCATAGCTGCTAAGGTCGCGATTTGCCATAGCTTCAACTGACTCAAATCTTTTTGTCCAAAATAAAATTCTGATGCTGCTTTAATCCCGTAACGCTGATGACCGAAGAAAATCCGGTTCAGGTACATCGTCAGGATCTCGTCTTTTGTGTACTTGCGCTCTAATGCCATTGCAATCGATACTTCCGTTGCTTTCCGGAAGAACGTCTTGTCACGGGACAAGAACATGTTCTTGGCAAGCTGCTGGGTTAGTGTACTACCACCCTCCACCATAGAACGGGCCATGACGTCCTTAACTGCCGCACGCCCAATGGACCAGATATCCACGCCCTGATGATCGTAGAATCGTTTATCCTCCGTTGCAACAAAGGCTTGCTTCACCAGCTCAGGAATATCATCCTCATTGACAGGTTCCAGCTTCTGAATGGAAAGCTCCCCCATCAATTGGCCGTTGCGATCATATACTTTTGAAGTTTCATTAATTGTGGTTTTGTCCATGTTGGCTTTGAGCAGATTTTCGCCACTCACCATAATAAATAAATATCCGCCAAGTGCACAGAATATGGCGATTGCCATTGTGAAAAACAGTGTCCATCCAACGCGTTTACCCGTAATTTTTTTCTTTTTAGAGGTCTTTGGCTTCGCTTTTTTGGGTGACTTGTTATTGTTGTTGCGATTGTTAGACCTCGACAACGGATCGTTTGGCATGTTACCTCCTGACTCCCTTTCGGTTGCATAATTTCTATTCGTCTGTTGGTTCAGGCTCATATTACACATATTTTGCCCGGAATGAAAAGAACAACCCTTTATTCAGGTTGCTCTGTTTCAATACCTATACTTGTAGACGAAATGGTTGGTGAAAAGGTTTCGTAATTTTTTTAAGCTTCGCCGCTGTTATCTTGCTGCATCAGCGATACGCTGCGTTGCGGCGTGAACGTGGAGATGGCATGCTTGTAGACCATTTGCTGGCGTCCGTCGCTGTCAATGACGATCGTAAAATTGTCAAATGCCTTGATCGTCCCGCGGATTTGGAAGCCATTGGTCAGATAGACCGTAGCAGGAATATTCTCTTTCCGCAGTTGGTTCAAGAACGTATCTTGGATGTTGATGGACTTGTTCATTAGCCGTACCCCCATTGGTTCATTTGAATTCGTGTTCAAGTAATATTCAATATCGCTGAGTAGCTTTCGTGCTATTATATCATGAACAGTTTCATATAATCCACAAAAACCCCTTGTCTGCTATTTTGCACCCAATCTTGGCTTGGAGTACAACTAGAAGACTTATCCATTA belongs to Paenibacillus sp. FSL H8-0079 and includes:
- a CDS encoding PBP1A family penicillin-binding protein gives rise to the protein MPNDPLSRSNNRNNNNKSPKKAKPKTSKKKKITGKRVGWTLFFTMAIAIFCALGGYLFIMVSGENLLKANMDKTTINETSKVYDRNGQLMGELSIQKLEPVNEDDIPELVKQAFVATEDKRFYDHQGVDIWSIGRAAVKDVMARSMVEGGSTLTQQLAKNMFLSRDKTFFRKATEVSIAMALERKYTKDEILTMYLNRIFFGHQRYGIKAASEFYFGQKDLSQLKLWQIATLAAMPKGPSAYNPVSNPNDSKARRGVVLQLMYEQGYITKAEMDEAKEINYNYKRPEKEKKYQAFIDYVLREAERVTGKTEDDLNIGGYKIYTTMDAQAQTAMETAFTDDSLFEASKDDQQVQGSMVIMNHENGSLVALLGGRDYQTKGYSRVTQSRRQPGSAFKPIVSYAPALESGNYSANSSLSNAKQCFGNYCPGNLHGYSSTISMTEAITKSENIPAVWLLDKIGVNTGINFAKSVGIQLADEDKNLAIALGGLSKGTNTLEMAQAYSAFANLGEYRAAYSIKEIKDSAGKTTYKHDNSDTTRVMSEQNAYQLTQMLQNVVNDGTGRSARLDRPVAGKTGTVQSGISGNSANRDVWFVGYTPEWTAAVWMGYDNPDANHMLKNSSKLSAAFFAKVMGDAMKGVPVKQFKAPAGGQAPQPVEEPEQPALSVSGLSGSYDPSAQTVSLSWAGTGDASTQYRVYRKETSEAQFTHLIDAVGATNAQDLSALPGLTYEYYVTAYDLASGLETDPSNTISLMIEAQEVPPEEPDPGIDPGTEIDPEQPGTENPDNGSPDNGNSNGNNGNGNENGNNGNNGSNGSNGSNGGNGGNGQPGGGNTTPPGQGTTDPGGTDEGTDDGSVTTPGEVVTPPDSGTSGDTGGTDVPADSQAGTGG
- the hfq gene encoding RNA chaperone Hfq, giving the protein MNKSINIQDTFLNQLRKENIPATVYLTNGFQIRGTIKAFDNFTIVIDSDGRQQMVYKHAISTFTPQRSVSLMQQDNSGEA